A region of the Desulfovibrio desulfuricans genome:
TTCTTTACTGGAAAAGCCTCAGCGGGAAGCTTTATTACTTTTTTAAATGCATTACTAATGCACATTACGTGATATTCTTCTATTTTTCTAAGGTAATACTCACATTCATCAAGATCTTTTCCAATTCTTTCTTTTAGCAATTCATACAAATCTTTATGAAATTCAATTAACTGTTTTAAAAAATCATTTGCCAAAATGTATATAGGAACATTTCTGTTCTTCAATAAAAACTCGTATCCTCCATTTTTGAAATTTTTCCATTCGCTGTTATTCTTAAAAATATAAATATCATCTATCAATTCTTCTTTAATTAATACATCTACATACTTTCTTTCGCTTTTAAAATTATGATGAATTGTCCAATTTAAAATTGGAATAGCTTCATGTGTTTGATAATTCCGTAGTGACAAAAAAAAATCAAATTCTGGCTTATTAATCAGCTCCTTATTTATTTCTTCATAGCTCATCAACTTAGTATTCTTTACTGCATCTCTATACGGTAAAATTGTCTGCATAAATGAAAAAAATATGTAATTTGCTTCTGTTTGAAACTTTTGCAAATGGATATGGTCTTCTAAAGATATTTTATTATCATTTTCATCAAATAGTTTTCGCAGTTTTACCATTGACATATGCGCATAAAAGAGAATTTGATTAGCAGAAAAGAAAATTTTAAACAGCTTAACACTTTCTGTTGATAAAATTTTATTCTTTGTATCTTTAATATTGATATGCTTTTCCACAAAATCATGTTCATTCCACTCAAAATTATTTGACATTGCACCCATCCCTTCATTTAATTACAAATTAAATTCTCCATCTACAACGATGACAATGGAACCTATCATGCAATAGTAATAATTTCTTAACTGCATTTTACAGCACAACCCACCAAACAATTCACTGCGCCTGCACTTAATATTTTTCTATTCTTTATCGCGGATAGACTAATCAGACCAAAGAAAGCATACGCAAATTTTTCCTGATGTTACTCTGACGGGACTCGATGGACAAGAGTACCCCCTCAATTTTTGCTTCTAAGCCGTCTTTAACCGCACACCTTCATCACATGCGCTAGTGCCAAAATGCCTGAAACCGGCAGATATGAACGATTTTGTCTATCTCCCATCAATCGACACCGCCAAAGTACCAACAAACGCAGAAAGGGCGTGTTGCCATAAAGTAACACGCCCTTTTCCACTAGCACAGCCAAGCCTACCCTTCTGCCTCAGCCTCACCCCCAGGGGCAGTTACCGACTGAACCGCCCCTTCAATGACCCCGGCCAGGCGGCCAAGGTTGGGGGCAACGCTCCGCCGGTAAATATCAGTAGTGCTGGGCCGCTGGTGACCCAGAAGTTGCTGTATATCCGTTATGTCTGCCTTCTGCGATTTGACCAGACTGACGGCAAAATAGTGGCGTATGGCGTGGAACCCGAATGGGGTTACCCCAGCCTTCCAACAAAGCCGCTTCAGCATCAGCTTCATTGATGGCTGCCGCATGGAGTATGGGCCTGAGTAACCGGGTTAATGAACACAAACCCCATATTGCCCGTTACTGGCCTCTGTTCAGCCACTAAGACATGCGGCCAGACGAAAAGGAACATCTAGCGCCATTGCATAGCTGCCTATTTTTCGGCGGAATAGGGAGGCGTACATAGCGTTGGAAGATCTGCACGGGATTTTTCTTAAACCTACGGCGGGCCTTACCGACAGATATTTGAGCTACCACGCAGCAACAGTCCTGGGGGGCGCAACCGGCAAACGTACTCGGGCGGGAGCATGAAAACTCCATGGCATCCATTTCAACCGTTGAACGTGTTTTAGTGCTGCTTCAGACATAGTTCTGCCTCATCCAAACCACGCAAGGGAGACATCCGGTCGAAATAAAGGCAACGCCATACAGGTCCGTTGACATCTTGGTTCTTGGCATATAGTGAATTTCGCCAATATACCAGGAGGCAACCTTGAACTTTCGCGCAATCAAAGAATGGCTTCCATTCTTTTTCCTGGTATCTCTCACGGCAGCCATAAGTACTTTTTGCCAAATCTGGAGCATCCACCCGTCTGCCCCGATCATAGGCATCAACTTTCTGGCAAGCCTTGCTGTCCTCTCTTTTGCAAATAAAAAAACTTGTGTGATTATTTTTTTATTGCAATGCATATCGAGCATCATACTAACGTCTGCTTCTTCTGCCCTAAAAGAGCCGCTTACCCTAACGGCAATTCTGAATGGGATGGATTATGCCCTTGATTTTGGGCTGTCTATTTACATCTATATTCAAGTATATATGGCATTATTTTTTGTAATATGCCTAATTCTTCAATTAATTTGTGTTTACAAGATCAACCTGAATATTAAAAGAACTAAAATTGGATTTTTTTCTCTAAGTGCACTGCTTTTAGTTTATGCTATCAGCTTTACTTCTCTGCCATTGTCTGCATTCTGGCCAAATGATAAAATTCAGCCTGGCGAAATTGTAAACTGGAACCCGCCGGAAAGGCGTTCTTTACACAAACGTGGTTATCTAGCCACATATCTTATAGAACTTTTCACAGGATACAGCTCAAGGGTCAAGCAACTTCAGCCAATTATGGATACACCCAGCGGCATTGAAGAAATACCTGCTTTAAAAGCAACAGGGAAAATTATCTTTATCCAGGTTGAAAGTCTTGACTACGACCTGCTCAACGCTGCCGTAGGGGATGAATATGTGATGCCTTTTTTGCACGACCTGCAAAAAGCCGCGATAATCATCCCCATTGACGGAGCAAAAAAACTTGGATCTGCAAACTCTGACTTTGAAATTTTTACAGGAAATATTGCATCATCAAATTATATACACTATACATTCACCAAAACATTCCCAAACTCCCTTTTGTCAGAGATATCAAAGAAAATTTCACCTTCATTTGCTTTTCATGGAATGCCCTATTTTTATATGAATCAGGGGCCAGCATATACAGCTCAGGGCGTTGAGCACGTCTTATGCCTTGAAGAAATGCAACGGGAGGGAATTACACCGCGCCACATGTGGGGAGACGGAGTAATTGCCGATCAGGATATGTTTCCGCTCGCTTTAAGCAAAATTCCTCAAAGCGGAAACTTCTTTCAATTTATAATTACCATGAATATGCACACCTTTGAGAATCCACGCGATGTGTGCCCACAAATGTATTTTACTACCGGAGATGATCACGCTTTTTATTCGTGCAGCAGATCGACGGATGATGCCATACGAAACTATATCACGCATGTCCCTGATGGCACGTTAGTGGTAATATGGGGGGATCATCGTTCGTACTCCAGAGATAACTCTGGAAAAATTCCGTTCATTGCCTTCGTCAAAGGTGAAGAGCACCCCTTTGATGGCTCTCATCTTCAGGGCCTGACTCGCAGCAAAATGCATTTCTATCTTGAAAAAATCATTCGACCTCTTCTATAGTCAACAACAAGACGTATTAAATACAGGTTTTAATCCTATGAAAAACTTTATTGAATTAGTACGCCGACGGCTTGTCTCCGCTACAAAATATTCCATCGACGGGTTTGCTGACGCCTTTCGCCATGAGGAAGCCTTTCGACTAGAACTTCTTATATTACTTGTTTTAATAATTGTTCTTTTTTTTGTTCCATGGCCATTATGGAAAAAAATATTACTGCCAACAGGCTTTACACTCGTGCTTTTGGCTGAACTGCTAAATTCAGCAATCGAAAACATTTGCGACATAATTCATCCGCAGGAGTCAAAACTTGTAAAAGCCGCAAAAGACAAAGGTTCCATGGCGGTATTGATTGCTTTAATTGCCAATCTTTTTCTTCTTCTTGCTTTAATAATTGCTTAGTTGCACTCCATTATTGATGAACATGATTGCAAACCAAATGGCTGGCCAATTTAATCATCAATGGCCTTTGACAGATGAAAAATAATGAGAGAACGGATCAATCCTCTCTCACCGCCACATGCGCTAATAAAACGGCGAGTTATTATTAAAGGTAACTCGCCGTTTTTTGCGCTTGAAAGGATGGAATGCGGCGCGGCTATATACTGTCATATTGCCCAAGCTGAACAAAAATCAGGCAACTTATTCCCCCGCAACAGCCCTGCCCTCTTGGAAGGACAGCAGCAGAGGCGCTGTGTAGCAAGCATGCCCGCCTCCCAGAGTTATCGATGCTGCGCACGTTACTTAGCTGTAGTCCCAATCCCATTTAGAAAAGCGAAGTATTTGCCGTCTTCCTTAACCATGTGGTTCAGCACGAGGTCGTGTATTATGCATTGCAGCATTTGCACTGGGGACACAGAAGTTTCCGCATCCTGTTTGAGCAGACCCGCGCATTTTTGCAGCAATTCCTTGTGCCGGGCCACATGTTCGTCAACCTCCGGGTATCCACTGCTGCGCAGCACTGCTTCTTCGTCATTAAAATGCTTTTCCACAACATGGTACACATCGTTAAACCGGGAATTAAGGTCAAGAGCATCTCCCTCTGCGAGCACACGTTCAAGCAGACTGTTCACAATGGAAACCAGCTCCATGTGCTGCCCGTCCAGATCCGCGTTGCCGGAAGCATACTCGCTGTTCCATAGCACTTTCAGTCCCCAGCTGTTCCCGTTGTGCATCTGGGCATACATCCCGTCATCATCTGACCGGAATTTAACGCAGTTACGTCCCTCATGCTTTGCCAGATAGAGCTGTTCATCCGCGCGCTGCACAATCAGCTCTGGAGTAATGGATTCCTGGCAGATGCACGACACTACCCCAACACTGACCGTCACCACGCTGGCTACCTGTGATGCCGCATGGGGAATCCCGCACTGCATGACAGCCTTGCGTATGCGTTCGGCCAGGCTCACTGCGCCAAGGATACCGGTATCGGGCAACAGGCAGACAAATTCCTCTCCGCCGTACCGCGCGGCCATATCTGTGGGGCGGTTAAGGCATTGCGCCACGGTCTGGGCAACAGCCTGAAGGCATTCATCGCCCTTCACATGGCCGTACGTGTCATTGTAATTTTTGAAAAAGTCTATGTCCAACATGATGAGCGAAAGCGTTGCCCCAGAGCGGATGTGGCGGTTGCGCTCATAGGCGAGCATGGCGTCAAAATGCCGCCTGTTGGAAATTTTTGTCAGGCCGTCCTCGTTGGTCATCAGCTCGAGTTTGTGGTTGGATTCAGCGAGGGCGATCTCTGCAAGCTTTCGTTCCGTAATGTCTTCGTGCGCTACCACAACCATGCGCGGGCCATCTCCGCAAAAAGGATTGACCCTGCCCAAAAACCAGCGCTTTTGCTCTGGCGAATGGCAGCCATATTCCATGGAGAACGTCTCAAGCTTGCCGTCAAGAACATCCCTTATGCCCTGGGCAAATGAATTGGCTTCCAGGGCATTATCAGCGCACACGCCTTCGCAGACACGCAGATAATTTACCCCTTCGGAAACAAAATCCTGCGACATGCCATTTGCAGCAGCAAAGTTGCGCCAGGCCTGATTGACCAGCACAATCTCACCTTCGGCGTTGATGAGGGCGATATTGGCGGAAAGGCCGTTGAGCGTGGACTCCAGAAACTGCTTGGAAGAACGCAACTGGTCGGACAACTTCTGGCTCACCAGCATGATGAGCCCTATGGTCCAAAAGGTGCTGGTGGTCATAAGGAGAAAATACGTTGCCGCCAAAGGGGAAGGGCTTGTAAACAGGGCTATCCCCGGCCCACCCCACCATGGAAGAACCGCGAAAGCAAAAAGCCATAGCGTATTAAAAATAAATACGTATTTTAAAAATTTGGCAGGCAGCGTATGCTTACAGTTGCCGCCAGCGACTGTTACGGCTGAAAACAGCGAAAGTATGGAACAGGAGAAAGAAAGGAGTGTTCGCCGTAAAAATATACTGCCTTCAATAAACGCCAAATAGCTCAACACAACCAGCGACACGCCCACTATAATCAGCACAGGTCGCAACAGTTTTTTATTTTCCACAAATTCCGCAAGCCCAATGTATATGCACAAAAAACAAAGCAAAAACGAAGCCGTATAAATAAATATTGCAATACTGGCTAGTAACTCGACATCTCTGAACGAGTTCATGAAAAATCCAAAAACCATCAGCACGCTGCCCACTATCCACCACTGAATCCCCTGCCCGCCCTTGTTGATCCGATACTGGAGTATAAAGGCAACAAGCTGGGTACAGCAGCACAAACCATAGCAAACAACTAATGTTTTTATATCAATAAAATCAGTCATCTTGCTGACGCTCGCAGTTGAGGGATCTCCCATTTCGACGTGCTTACATCAACACAGGGCTGGCTGATTGTAAACAGCATTGTGTGACACGCGGCTGTAACACCAACGCCAAGGAACTTCACTAACCGCGTGCGGCTGGCGGTATTGGGGCAAGGGTTTGCCGTGGGGTAATCCTCACGACTGCCAGCCTCTTGTGCGCCTCAACACACTTCACATAGTGACTTTCAGGCTTCTTCGTGTTTCTGTGAAGGGAGAATTACCGTTACAATCAGCAGTTGGCCGCCCTCCTGTACCGCTTGTTTTTCAGACAGTATTGGCGGGTTTTGATGATAATCAATGAACAGCTATGGCAAAATATGATAAAAGCTGTCGCGTTCTATCTGCCGCAGTTTCATGTCATTCCAGAAAATGACATCTACGGCAAAAATTTTACAGAGTGGTGCAACGTCCGGAGGGCCGTTCCTCTGTATGATGGGCATGCCCAGCCGCATATTCCTCACGGCATTCTGGGCTACTATGATCTTACTGACGAAAAAATCCTGACAATACAGCATCACATCGCCTGGGATAACAACATTACGGCATTCTGCTATTATTACTACAATATGGCCGGCCGTACGCTTTTGGATGCGCCGCTGCACATCATCAACAAAAGCCGCCTGATACGGAACGAATTTTGCCTCTGCTGGGCGCACGAATGCTGGTACGACAATACCCAGCCCCAAAGGATAAAACCGTTCATCGCGCAGGAATATTCGCCGGAAAACGCCAGAAAGATTATCCGTGATCTCGCGCAGTATTTTGATAATCCGCGCCATATCAGAATAGACGGCAAACCCCTGTTGCTGGTCTTTGCACCGGAGCGCAATCCCCTGATGTCCGTGTACAGCCAGATATGGCGCGAAGAAGCGTGGGCCATGGGGCACACAGAACTTTGTCTGGCTGGCGTGGAATGTCACGTGGGGCAGCATCCCGCCAATCTCGGGTTTGACGTGATGGTGGAATTTGCCCCGAACCTGAACCCCATGAACATGCTCTCCATCGAAGGGGAAGAACCCCGCCGTTTTGATTATGTTGCCACCGTGCAAGACATGCTGCTGAAAGAAACCCCCGACTACACGCGGCTGCGTTGCGCCTTCCCCGGTTGGGACAACACACCCCGGCGCGGCAGACACGGATTATCTTTTGAGCGCACTTCAGTGGATGTGTTCAGCGCCGCCCTGCGCGCCATGGCGCAGCATACCCGCGCGCATCTGCCAGAAAACTTGCAATATGTTTTTATCAACGCCTGGAACGAATGGGGCGAGGGCTGCCATCTGGAGCCGGATCAAAAAGACGGTTTTGCGTATCTGCACGCGGTGCGCAACGTCATGAACGAATTCAACACCTAGGCTGCATCCCCATTGAGGAGGCGTTCTTACGACAGCAAGGGGGATATTGGACAGCCAAAAGGGAGGATTGCCACGTCGCTCCGCCCTTTCTATTGCAACACAAGCCTCACTTTCACCCCTTGGTTCATCCCTGTGCAATGAATACACCAAATGGTGTATAGATCGCCTTGCTTTCTAATAAAGCGCCCACCTGCGAGCCGACACGGAACCATTTTTTTATGCGAATCCGCCTGAAAATCGCTCTCATCGATGTTGCGACGGGTCAGTGGGATGCTTTTTCACCCAAGCCGATTCAGGATACATCTGCCAGTGCGCGCTCACACGCGCATCTTCAGACCAGCAACAAGTGGCTGCCCTTAAAGCCCAGGCATATGCGGAGCTGGCTCGCGACATCGTAAAAAAATACGCTGAATAGCCTGAAAGCAATGCAGAGCCGAGCGGCCCGGCGCAGTATACTGGCACAATGCCAGCTAACTGACCGTCTCTGGTCTGTATTGTTTTCTGATGTTCTGCTGACACTGCAACACAATAGTATTTATTTCATCCTTGTGTCCTTCTATGGCGTCAAACATTTGATCAGAAATCTTTGCAGAGATACTTTTTCTGATTATCTCAAAGGCCGTATCAATAGGCAGGCTCTTGCGATATGGGCGGTCTTCCATCAAGGCTGCAATCACATCTGAAAACGCCAGTATTTTTGAACCCGCATCCAGATTTTCATCTTGCAGGGAATACGGATACCCGGACCCATCGGCCTTCTCGTGATGGTTCTTGGCCCAGAGCACAATTTCATAAAACCACTCAGAAATGCTGAGGCTGCTCAGTATCTGCCCCGTATAGTATGTATGCAGCTTGACCTGATCGAACTCATCATCAGTGAGCGGGCCTCCCTTTTCAATAAGGCCGGGGTCGATTCCGATTTTACCTATATCGTGCAGATAGCCGCTGATCTTCAGTTTCAGGCAGCGCTCGCGGGAAAAACCAAATATTTTGCCTAGTTCGCAGGCAAGATTGGCTACCGTGTAGGAATGTGAGGCAGTAAAATGGCTTCTGAAATCAATGATGCGCGAAATGGTCAAGGCAAAATCGAGAACATTTTCAAGTGTAAGATCAAAATTCATCGACGAATCGACCAGCCTGAAAAGCTGATCAAGCTCGAGATTATTGATTTCAATCCAGAAGATATCCGGGGCTGATGCCTGCACGAAGGCAGCGAAAACATCCGGATGAAACGTGGTGGAAACGTTGGCCCTGATTTTTTCTGTAACCGAGGCTTTTTGCTTGAGCACAAAAACATCTGGATTGATCAGCACGTCAACCCGGTCCGCGAGGTGAAGTATGTGACTGTCCAGCAGCACCTCGCCTTCTTCCATATCCAGCGATGCATCATAGTGGATATGATGATGTCTGATGATCCTGGCAACGTCCTTGAACGGGCCGAATGACGACAGCATTCTGTATCCCATTTCACAGTGCGGCCTGGGATTATGCACATCAGCCTGAATGAGCGCATCGCGCTCCTGAACAGACAAGGCTCCAACATCATGAACCGCAGCTGCAATGATCAGCCTGAAGAGCTGATCACAGTCAAGATTCATTTTCTTGCCAATATGGTAGGCAATGACGGCTGTACGCCTATGGTGCGACTTTAAAAGATAATTGCAGCTATCGATGGATTTGATGATAGGGACAGCCAATTCTTTCAGAGAGATAGCTTCCATGACAGGCACCCTTGCGCTAGAGTAAAGCAAAGATAGCTTTTTTTACTAAACCATGCAGGCTATAGCAAGAGTTTTGACATTAAATGCAAAAACAATTCAATCATTATAACGTATCAACAAATAATATTTATAGAATATCATACTGTCACAAACAGGAAACGCTCTTGGCAATACAAAAAACATATACTTCATAATATCAATGACACGGCATTTACAGATACTGACAATCAATAGCCATGTGCCAGACCGCGACAGCATGTCTTTTACATCCCCCGGTTTCTGAAGCCTCAAGTCTGAAAAATCTGAAGTGCCGGCAGTACGGCATTGATAGTGCCGAACGCATGGCATACATATCGGATACCTCCCCAAGAATTCACGAGCCGCGGCCTTGCGCCGCAGCTAGTGCTGGCATGCCTTTTTGGCCTTTCCACTCTCCATATACCGCTCCAGGAGACGCCATGTTCCGCTATGTGCACACAAATATCATTGCAAAGAATGCAGCCAGACTCATTGCCTTTTACAAGCAGGCGCTGCATTGCAAGAGCATAGGACAAACGCGTGATCTGCGAGGGCCGTGGCTTGACCGGCTCACCGGCTTGCCCAAGGCCCACATTACTGGCGAACATCTGCTGCTGCCCGGCTATGACGACAGCCATCCAACGCTTGAAATTTTTTCTTACGACAGCCTGCGCGACGCTCTGCCGCCGGAGGTCAACCGCCCCGGCTTTGCGCACATTGCTTTTGAAGTGGATGACGTGGAAACAACCCTGGCAGAGATCGTTGCCGCTGGCGGCGGGCAGGTTGGCGAGATTGTCGCAGCAGCTTACCCCAACGACATGGAAGCGGTTTTTGTGTACGCGCGCGACCCAGAGGGCAACATCATTGAGCTGCAAAGCTGGCGCAAGATGCAGACAAATTCATAATCAGCTTTTCCTGCTCGCCCAGACAGACAACAGCCCCTGCTGCCCGGTTATTTCGGGCAGCAGGGGCTGTTGCAAAAACACGATAGTAGGTGCTAACTGGAGCGCAAGGCCGCTATAAGCTGTTCAAGCTTTTGGGTCTGAGCCACAAGGGCTTCGACCGCCTCGGTTGACTGAGCCATGGCATCATCCGTTTCAGTTGCGATAACGCTGATAGAACTGACGGCACGGTTTATCTCTTCAGATGTGGCGGACTGCTGCTCGGCGGCAGTGGCAATGGAACGCACCTGATCCCCCGCAGATTCAACCATTTTCACAATTTCAGCCAAAGCCTCGCCAGAGCGCTGGGCCAGCCCTGTGGCCTGGGTTACGCGCTCCACGGCGGCATCCATCTGTGCGGCAGCGGTATTGGTGCCACTTTGTATGCCGCCAATGGCCGTGCGCACCTCGGTGGTAGCGTGGGCGGTTTTTTCCGCCAGCTTGCGCACTTCGTCCGCCACAACGGCAAAACCACGCCCGGCCTCGCCAGCGCGCGCCGCCTCAATAGCTGCATTGAGCGCCAGAAGATTGGTCTGATCGGCGATATCTGAAATAACGCCCATGATGGCTCCGATGCCTTGCGCCTGCTCGCCCAGGCTGCGCATGCTGTCGGTCATCTGCCCTGCTTCATTGCGGATGCTCTGCACAGCGGCGCTGACTTCCTCCACCAGCCGGGCGCCATCCTGCGCCTTCAGCTTGGCCTTTTCGGCATTTTCCGATGTGGCAGAGGCGCTTCTGGCTACCTCAAGAATTGTGGCGTTCATCTCTTCCACGGCATTGGCGGTGTCGCTCACGCGACCACTCTGCTCGCGCGCGCCCTCGCTTGAATGCGCGATCTGCTGCGAAAGCTGTTGCGAGGCAGTGGCGATGGTTTCCGCCACTTGCGAAACCTCAACGGCAGTCTGGGCAATGGCCGCATTCTGCGCTTCAATGCGCGTTTTCTGGCCGTAAATCTCCGTCAGATCCGTCCAGAATGTAATGGAACCCA
Encoded here:
- a CDS encoding HD-GYP domain-containing protein, producing the protein MEAISLKELAVPIIKSIDSCNYLLKSHHRRTAVIAYHIGKKMNLDCDQLFRLIIAAAVHDVGALSVQERDALIQADVHNPRPHCEMGYRMLSSFGPFKDVARIIRHHHIHYDASLDMEEGEVLLDSHILHLADRVDVLINPDVFVLKQKASVTEKIRANVSTTFHPDVFAAFVQASAPDIFWIEINNLELDQLFRLVDSSMNFDLTLENVLDFALTISRIIDFRSHFTASHSYTVANLACELGKIFGFSRERCLKLKISGYLHDIGKIGIDPGLIEKGGPLTDDEFDQVKLHTYYTGQILSSLSISEWFYEIVLWAKNHHEKADGSGYPYSLQDENLDAGSKILAFSDVIAALMEDRPYRKSLPIDTAFEIIRKSISAKISDQMFDAIEGHKDEINTIVLQCQQNIRKQYRPETVS
- a CDS encoding VOC family protein is translated as MFRYVHTNIIAKNAARLIAFYKQALHCKSIGQTRDLRGPWLDRLTGLPKAHITGEHLLLPGYDDSHPTLEIFSYDSLRDALPPEVNRPGFAHIAFEVDDVETTLAEIVAAGGGQVGEIVAAAYPNDMEAVFVYARDPEGNIIELQSWRKMQTNS
- a CDS encoding glycosyltransferase WbsX family protein, which produces MIKAVAFYLPQFHVIPENDIYGKNFTEWCNVRRAVPLYDGHAQPHIPHGILGYYDLTDEKILTIQHHIAWDNNITAFCYYYYNMAGRTLLDAPLHIINKSRLIRNEFCLCWAHECWYDNTQPQRIKPFIAQEYSPENARKIIRDLAQYFDNPRHIRIDGKPLLLVFAPERNPLMSVYSQIWREEAWAMGHTELCLAGVECHVGQHPANLGFDVMVEFAPNLNPMNMLSIEGEEPRRFDYVATVQDMLLKETPDYTRLRCAFPGWDNTPRRGRHGLSFERTSVDVFSAALRAMAQHTRAHLPENLQYVFINAWNEWGEGCHLEPDQKDGFAYLHAVRNVMNEFNT
- a CDS encoding diacylglycerol kinase → MKNFIELVRRRLVSATKYSIDGFADAFRHEEAFRLELLILLVLIIVLFFVPWPLWKKILLPTGFTLVLLAELLNSAIENICDIIHPQESKLVKAAKDKGSMAVLIALIANLFLLLALIIA
- a CDS encoding tyrosine-type recombinase/integrase, whose translation is MKLMLKRLCWKAGVTPFGFHAIRHYFAVSLVKSQKADITDIQQLLGHQRPSTTDIYRRSVAPNLGRLAGVIEGAVQSVTAPGGEAEAEG
- a CDS encoding sulfatase-like hydrolase/transferase, which encodes MNFRAIKEWLPFFFLVSLTAAISTFCQIWSIHPSAPIIGINFLASLAVLSFANKKTCVIIFLLQCISSIILTSASSALKEPLTLTAILNGMDYALDFGLSIYIYIQVYMALFFVICLILQLICVYKINLNIKRTKIGFFSLSALLLVYAISFTSLPLSAFWPNDKIQPGEIVNWNPPERRSLHKRGYLATYLIELFTGYSSRVKQLQPIMDTPSGIEEIPALKATGKIIFIQVESLDYDLLNAAVGDEYVMPFLHDLQKAAIIIPIDGAKKLGSANSDFEIFTGNIASSNYIHYTFTKTFPNSLLSEISKKISPSFAFHGMPYFYMNQGPAYTAQGVEHVLCLEEMQREGITPRHMWGDGVIADQDMFPLALSKIPQSGNFFQFIITMNMHTFENPRDVCPQMYFTTGDDHAFYSCSRSTDDAIRNYITHVPDGTLVVIWGDHRSYSRDNSGKIPFIAFVKGEEHPFDGSHLQGLTRSKMHFYLEKIIRPLL
- a CDS encoding diguanylate cyclase, which encodes MLVSQKLSDQLRSSKQFLESTLNGLSANIALINAEGEIVLVNQAWRNFAAANGMSQDFVSEGVNYLRVCEGVCADNALEANSFAQGIRDVLDGKLETFSMEYGCHSPEQKRWFLGRVNPFCGDGPRMVVVAHEDITERKLAEIALAESNHKLELMTNEDGLTKISNRRHFDAMLAYERNRHIRSGATLSLIMLDIDFFKNYNDTYGHVKGDECLQAVAQTVAQCLNRPTDMAARYGGEEFVCLLPDTGILGAVSLAERIRKAVMQCGIPHAASQVASVVTVSVGVVSCICQESITPELIVQRADEQLYLAKHEGRNCVKFRSDDDGMYAQMHNGNSWGLKVLWNSEYASGNADLDGQHMELVSIVNSLLERVLAEGDALDLNSRFNDVYHVVEKHFNDEEAVLRSSGYPEVDEHVARHKELLQKCAGLLKQDAETSVSPVQMLQCIIHDLVLNHMVKEDGKYFAFLNGIGTTAK